From Cellulosimicrobium cellulans, the proteins below share one genomic window:
- a CDS encoding ricin-type beta-trefoil lectin domain protein: protein MIAASVGLATAASASAPQASAPAPATVGAEAPALLAGPVPGPDDLSPGQLRALERDLGLDAAGVADRLALDAATAAVEQALGDDLGATYAGTWVDADAATPVVAVTDPAAVPEVEAAGAEAVVVEHGLAELDAVATGLDQVSTPDAVQAWYVDVTTNEVVVESLDPAAAEGFVAASGVDASAVRTVVVDAPYELTADVRGGDRYITRDPGASSGSACSIGFAVQGGFVTAGHCGAAGKEVLTASWARMGTVQAASFPGHDYAWVRVDAGFSPVPRVNNYAGGTVDVAGSAEAPVGASVCRSGATTGWRCGVIEQKNITVNYGNGDIPGLVRGSACAEGGDSGGSVISGNQAQGVTSGRINDCSNGGKFIYQPVNPILSAYGLSLVTTGGGSGSALVGLAGKCIDVPSSDFSDGKRLQLWTCNGTSAQRWTFESDGTVRAGGKCMDVAWASTADGTAVQLANCSGNPAQQFVLSGAGDLVSVLANKCVDVPGSNSTNGTQLQIWTCNGTAAQKWHKA, encoded by the coding sequence GTGATTGCCGCGAGCGTCGGGCTCGCGACGGCCGCGAGCGCGAGCGCACCCCAAGCGAGCGCGCCCGCACCGGCGACCGTCGGGGCTGAGGCCCCAGCGCTGCTCGCCGGCCCCGTCCCCGGACCCGACGACCTGTCCCCTGGCCAGCTCCGCGCGCTCGAGCGCGACCTGGGCCTCGACGCGGCCGGCGTCGCCGACCGGCTCGCGCTCGACGCCGCGACCGCCGCCGTCGAGCAGGCACTGGGCGACGACCTGGGCGCCACGTACGCCGGCACGTGGGTCGACGCCGACGCCGCGACGCCCGTCGTCGCCGTCACCGACCCGGCCGCGGTCCCCGAGGTCGAGGCCGCGGGTGCCGAGGCCGTCGTCGTCGAGCACGGCCTCGCCGAGCTGGACGCCGTCGCCACCGGGCTGGACCAGGTGTCGACGCCGGACGCCGTCCAGGCCTGGTACGTCGACGTGACGACGAACGAGGTCGTCGTGGAGTCGCTCGACCCCGCGGCGGCGGAAGGGTTCGTCGCGGCCTCGGGGGTCGACGCGTCCGCCGTCCGCACCGTCGTCGTCGACGCGCCCTACGAGCTCACGGCCGACGTGCGCGGCGGCGACCGGTACATCACCCGGGACCCGGGCGCGTCGTCGGGGTCGGCCTGCTCGATCGGCTTCGCCGTGCAGGGCGGCTTCGTCACGGCCGGTCACTGCGGCGCCGCGGGCAAGGAGGTGCTCACGGCGAGCTGGGCGCGCATGGGCACGGTCCAGGCGGCGTCGTTTCCCGGGCACGACTACGCCTGGGTGCGCGTCGACGCCGGGTTCTCCCCCGTCCCCCGGGTGAACAACTACGCGGGCGGCACGGTCGACGTCGCCGGGTCGGCCGAGGCACCGGTGGGCGCGTCGGTCTGCCGGTCCGGCGCGACGACGGGCTGGCGCTGCGGCGTCATCGAGCAGAAGAACATCACCGTGAACTACGGCAACGGTGACATCCCCGGCCTCGTGCGCGGCAGCGCGTGCGCCGAGGGCGGCGACTCGGGCGGCTCGGTGATCTCGGGGAACCAGGCGCAGGGCGTGACCTCGGGCCGCATCAACGACTGCTCCAACGGCGGGAAGTTCATCTACCAGCCCGTCAACCCGATCCTGTCGGCGTACGGGCTGTCGCTCGTCACCACGGGCGGCGGGTCGGGCAGCGCGCTCGTCGGCCTCGCGGGCAAGTGCATCGACGTGCCGAGCTCGGACTTCAGCGACGGCAAGCGGCTGCAGCTCTGGACGTGCAACGGGACGAGCGCGCAGCGCTGGACGTTCGAGTCCGACGGCACGGTCCGCGCGGGCGGCAAGTGCATGGACGTGGCGTGGGCGAGCACCGCCGACGGCACGGCCGTGCAGCTCGCGAACTGCAGCGGCAACCCCGCCCAGCAGTTCGTGCTGAGCGGCGCGGGCGACCTCGTGTCCGTGCTGGCGAACAAGTGCGTCGACGTGCCGGGCAGCAACAGCACCAACGGCACGCAGCTGCAGATCTGGACGTGCAACGGCACCGCGGCCCAGAAGTGGCACAAGGCCTGA
- a CDS encoding phosphoribosylaminoimidazolesuccinocarboxamide synthase, with protein MDALDTASLDLPGWTHVYSGKVRDLYAPDLPAVGGVHPLGDVVLVVASDRVSAYDHVLSPGIPDKGVVLTQLSLWWFEQLADLVPNHVVSTEVSSEPGDGLVPDVVAGRAMICRRLDMFPVECVARGYLTGSGLVEYRAGGEVCGVPLPAGLVDGSRLPAPIFTPATKAAVGEHDENVSFDVVAEQVGIDDATRLRDLTLAVYARAEGIARERGVILADTKLEFGVDPTTGETVLGDEVLTPDSSRFWPADQWEPGRAQPSFDKQPLRDWLASPASGWDRASDNPPPSIPAEVVTRTRARYLEAYERLTGSALG; from the coding sequence GTGGACGCGCTCGACACCGCGTCGCTCGACCTGCCCGGCTGGACGCACGTGTACTCCGGCAAGGTGCGCGACCTCTACGCGCCCGACCTGCCCGCCGTCGGTGGCGTGCACCCGCTCGGCGACGTCGTGCTGGTGGTGGCGAGCGACCGGGTCAGCGCGTACGACCACGTGCTCTCGCCGGGGATCCCGGACAAGGGCGTCGTGCTCACGCAGCTCAGCCTGTGGTGGTTCGAGCAGCTCGCCGACCTCGTGCCGAACCACGTCGTGTCGACCGAGGTGTCGTCGGAGCCGGGCGACGGCCTCGTGCCCGACGTCGTCGCCGGGCGCGCGATGATCTGCCGCCGCCTCGACATGTTCCCCGTCGAGTGCGTGGCGCGCGGCTACCTCACCGGTTCGGGGCTCGTCGAGTACCGCGCCGGGGGAGAGGTCTGCGGCGTCCCGCTGCCCGCCGGCCTCGTCGACGGCTCGCGCCTGCCCGCGCCGATCTTCACGCCCGCGACCAAGGCCGCCGTGGGCGAGCACGACGAGAACGTCTCGTTCGACGTCGTCGCCGAGCAGGTCGGGATCGACGACGCGACCCGCCTGCGCGACCTCACGCTCGCCGTCTACGCCCGGGCCGAGGGGATCGCGCGCGAGCGCGGCGTGATCCTCGCCGACACGAAGCTCGAGTTCGGCGTCGACCCGACCACGGGCGAGACCGTGCTCGGCGACGAGGTGCTCACCCCGGACTCGTCGCGGTTCTGGCCCGCGGACCAGTGGGAGCCGGGCCGGGCGCAGCCGAGCTTCGACAAGCAGCCGCTGCGCGACTGGCTCGCGTCGCCGGCGTCGGGCTGGGACCGCGCGTCCGACAACCCCCCGCCGTCGATCCCCGCTGAGGTCGTCACGCGCACCCGCGCCCGGTACCTCGAGGCGTACGAGAGGCTCACGGGCTCCGCGCTCGGCTGA
- a CDS encoding PadR family transcriptional regulator produces MTEQAYLVLLSLSAEPRHGYAVIQAVRELSDGRTRLGAGTLYGNLDRLVAAGLVVSTGEEVVDGRLRRYYRATDDGRRAARAETLRLAELAERARRSLERHGPAGTADGLAGSGA; encoded by the coding sequence ATGACCGAGCAGGCGTACCTCGTGCTGCTCTCCCTCAGCGCGGAGCCGCGGCACGGGTACGCGGTGATCCAGGCGGTGCGCGAGCTCTCCGACGGCCGTACCCGGCTCGGGGCCGGCACGCTCTATGGCAACCTCGACCGGCTCGTCGCCGCCGGGCTCGTCGTGTCGACCGGCGAGGAGGTCGTCGACGGCCGCCTGCGGCGCTACTACCGCGCCACCGACGACGGGCGCCGTGCGGCCCGGGCCGAGACCCTCCGCCTCGCCGAGCTCGCCGAGCGGGCGCGGCGGTCCCTGGAGCGCCACGGCCCGGCAGGCACCGCCGACGGCCTCGCGGGGAGCGGCGCGTGA
- the purS gene encoding phosphoribosylformylglycinamidine synthase subunit PurS: protein MGRVVVEVMPKPEILDPQGKAVVGALPRLGFTQFTSVRQGKRFELEVDGPVTPEILAAAEEAAVKVLSNPVIEDVVRVADIEADAAATITSEGLA from the coding sequence GTGGGACGCGTCGTCGTCGAGGTCATGCCCAAGCCCGAGATCCTGGACCCGCAGGGCAAGGCCGTCGTCGGGGCGCTGCCGCGCCTCGGTTTCACCCAGTTCACGTCCGTGCGCCAGGGCAAGCGGTTCGAGCTCGAGGTCGACGGCCCGGTCACGCCGGAGATCCTCGCCGCGGCCGAGGAGGCCGCGGTCAAGGTCCTGTCGAACCCGGTGATCGAGGACGTCGTCCGCGTCGCGGATATCGAGGCCGACGCCGCCGCGACGATCACGTCCGAGGGGCTCGCCTGA
- the purQ gene encoding phosphoribosylformylglycinamidine synthase subunit PurQ: protein MSGATLATARIGVVTFPGTLDDRDAARAVRLAGGEAVSLWHADADLHGVDAVVLPGGFSYGDYLRAGAISRFAPVMESIVDAAAGGLPVLGICNGFQVLTEAHLLPGSMVKNDHLHFICREQVLVVENADTAWTRDYTVGQRITIPLKNQDGQFVADDRTLDELEGEGRVVFRYDGWNPNGSRRGIAGITNAAGNVVGLMPHPEHAVEAGFGPANEAGPRAGTDGLGFFTSVLGALVNA, encoded by the coding sequence ATGTCCGGCGCGACGCTCGCGACGGCGCGGATCGGCGTCGTCACGTTCCCCGGCACGCTGGACGACCGCGACGCGGCGCGCGCGGTGCGCCTCGCGGGCGGCGAGGCCGTGTCGCTGTGGCACGCGGACGCCGACCTGCACGGCGTCGACGCGGTCGTCCTGCCCGGTGGCTTCTCCTACGGCGACTACCTGCGCGCGGGCGCGATCAGCCGTTTCGCGCCCGTCATGGAGTCGATCGTCGACGCGGCGGCGGGCGGCCTGCCCGTCCTGGGCATCTGCAACGGCTTCCAGGTCCTCACCGAGGCCCACCTGCTGCCCGGCTCGATGGTCAAGAACGACCACCTGCACTTCATCTGCCGTGAGCAGGTCCTCGTGGTCGAGAACGCGGACACGGCCTGGACGCGCGACTACACCGTCGGCCAGCGCATCACGATCCCGCTCAAGAACCAGGACGGCCAGTTCGTCGCGGACGACCGTACGCTCGACGAGCTCGAGGGCGAGGGCCGCGTCGTCTTCCGCTACGACGGCTGGAACCCGAACGGGTCGCGCCGCGGGATCGCGGGCATCACGAACGCGGCGGGCAACGTCGTCGGCCTCATGCCGCACCCCGAGCACGCCGTCGAGGCGGGCTTCGGCCCGGCGAACGAGGCAGGCCCGCGCGCGGGGACCGACGGGCTCGGCTTCTTCACGTCGGTCCTGGGCGCGCTCGTCAACGCATGA
- a CDS encoding GNAT family N-acetyltransferase, with product MTGSPLRALPDGVGRPGAHVTVEAVPGDDAAAELLRTRQQAELAVRYGEPDAGTFVPDASLANVVVRSAGEPVAFVALRDVSGTPDGRGGTHPARTGEVKRLWVEPAHRGHGHARTAMRAVHQHAVDAGLDRVVLETGTLQPESIGLYLSLGYVPIESYGHYAGQPLSRCFAIDLTSAHAVGVGPDAAEETSATGERLGARGARTTATATPPSTASAPVTVPPVEVRAVPWDDPDAAALRREMHETSSAVLYPELFAGFDAAGGFDAVDARLGDDVVTTLVAYRDGEAVGCASLRRPAPGAPADALEVKKVFVRARARRTGTARRLLDGLETVARERGVARLLLETGIRQPGAIALYRSLGYRAVLTFPPYVGDNYVALCFAKPLV from the coding sequence GTGACGGGTTCGCCCCTCCGCGCGCTGCCCGACGGCGTCGGGCGCCCGGGCGCGCACGTCACCGTCGAGGCCGTCCCCGGGGACGACGCCGCGGCCGAGCTCCTGCGCACCCGTCAGCAGGCGGAGCTCGCCGTGCGCTACGGCGAGCCCGACGCGGGCACGTTCGTGCCCGACGCGTCGCTCGCGAACGTCGTGGTCCGCTCCGCCGGTGAGCCCGTCGCGTTCGTCGCGCTGCGCGACGTGTCGGGCACGCCCGACGGTCGCGGCGGGACGCACCCCGCGCGCACCGGCGAGGTGAAGCGCCTCTGGGTCGAGCCCGCCCATCGCGGCCACGGTCACGCGCGCACCGCGATGCGGGCCGTCCACCAGCACGCGGTCGACGCCGGGCTCGACCGCGTCGTCCTGGAGACCGGGACGCTGCAGCCCGAGTCGATCGGGCTGTACCTCTCGCTCGGGTACGTCCCGATCGAGTCGTACGGCCACTACGCGGGGCAGCCGCTCTCGCGCTGCTTCGCCATCGACCTGACGTCGGCACACGCCGTGGGGGTCGGTCCGGACGCCGCGGAGGAGACGTCGGCGACGGGTGAACGGCTCGGGGCGCGTGGCGCTCGGACGACGGCGACCGCCACGCCACCGTCGACCGCGAGCGCCCCCGTGACCGTGCCGCCCGTCGAGGTCCGTGCCGTCCCGTGGGACGACCCGGACGCGGCCGCGCTTCGACGGGAGATGCACGAGACGTCGTCCGCGGTCCTCTACCCCGAGCTGTTCGCCGGGTTCGACGCCGCCGGCGGGTTCGACGCCGTCGACGCACGCCTCGGCGACGACGTCGTGACGACCCTCGTCGCGTACCGGGACGGCGAGGCCGTCGGGTGCGCGTCGCTGCGCCGTCCCGCGCCCGGGGCGCCCGCGGACGCGCTCGAGGTGAAGAAGGTCTTCGTGCGCGCCCGGGCACGCAGGACCGGGACGGCCCGCAGGCTCCTCGACGGGCTCGAGACGGTCGCCCGCGAGCGCGGGGTGGCCCGGCTCCTGCTCGAGACGGGCATCCGCCAACCGGGCGCGATCGCGCTCTACCGCTCGCTCGGCTACCGCGCCGTCCTCACGTTCCCGCCCTACGTCGGGGACAACTACGTCGCGCTCTGCTTCGCGAAGCCGCTGGTCTGA
- a CDS encoding LLM class flavin-dependent oxidoreductase yields MTTPRLGIAFVPTHAPESLRRLATTAEEAGLDDLWVWEDCFKQSGLASAAAALAWTERVRVGIGLMPAPLRSTAITAMEVATLARLSPGRLVAGVGHGVQEWMGQAGVRVASPLTLLREHATALRSLLAGEEVTTAGRYVTLDAVRLDWPPTEPVPLWLGGVGPRSLALAGELGDGLILANALTPDDVRAAATAARAARTRARGDLDLHATLIAATGPGAQERVDREVPLWGKEAGQGIGAGGDAATIAAAVLALADAGATAVAVQPTADEPDVEGFVRFLGQEVVPLLSAR; encoded by the coding sequence ATGACGACACCACGGCTCGGTATCGCGTTCGTCCCGACCCACGCACCGGAGAGCCTGCGGCGGCTCGCCACGACCGCCGAGGAGGCGGGACTCGACGACCTCTGGGTGTGGGAGGACTGCTTCAAGCAGTCGGGCCTCGCGTCGGCGGCCGCGGCGCTGGCCTGGACCGAGCGCGTGCGCGTCGGCATCGGGCTGATGCCCGCACCGCTGCGCAGCACGGCGATCACCGCGATGGAGGTCGCGACGCTCGCCCGGTTGTCTCCCGGGCGGCTCGTCGCGGGCGTGGGGCACGGGGTCCAGGAGTGGATGGGGCAGGCCGGCGTCCGCGTCGCGTCGCCGCTGACGCTGCTGCGCGAGCACGCCACGGCGCTGCGGAGCCTGCTCGCGGGCGAGGAGGTCACGACGGCGGGGCGGTACGTCACGCTCGACGCGGTCCGGCTCGACTGGCCACCCACGGAGCCCGTCCCGCTGTGGCTCGGTGGTGTGGGTCCCCGCTCGCTCGCGCTCGCCGGCGAGCTCGGCGACGGCCTGATCCTCGCGAACGCGCTCACCCCGGACGACGTGCGGGCGGCGGCCACGGCGGCACGCGCAGCCAGGACCAGGGCCCGGGGCGACCTCGATCTCCACGCGACGCTCATCGCCGCGACGGGACCGGGTGCGCAGGAGCGCGTGGACCGCGAGGTGCCGTTGTGGGGCAAGGAGGCGGGTCAGGGCATCGGTGCGGGCGGCGACGCCGCGACGATCGCCGCGGCCGTCCTGGCCCTGGCGGACGCGGGTGCGACGGCCGTCGCGGTCCAGCCGACCGCCGACGAGCCCGACGTCGAGGGGTTCGTCCGTTTCCTCGGGCAGGAGGTCGTGCCGCTGCTCAGCGCCCGGTGA
- a CDS encoding MBL fold metallo-hydrolase, which translates to MTAPTPVTRLAAVLRADNPGPMTLDGTRSYVLRAPGAATCVVVDPGPDDAAHLDALAAAGPVELVLVTHRHADHTAGAPGLRERTGAPVRAADAAHCHGGEPLRDGEVIEAAGLRVVVLATPGHTADSVCLVLPDDGPVAPAGDLAGGGAPPGGETPADQYLGDVAPGDVAPGGTRSGDAAGGGAGSPSGPTVLTGDTVLGTGTTVIAQPDGSLGAYLASLDAIETVASAGPGRATGLPGHGPVVDDLAERVRAYREHRLERLAQVRVALAALGLTAGADDAVEQVVARVYADVDPSVLGAARQSVAAQLAFLARADKGARRSPREGSGARRHDG; encoded by the coding sequence ATGACCGCGCCCACGCCCGTGACCCGGCTCGCCGCGGTGCTGCGCGCCGACAACCCGGGCCCGATGACGCTCGACGGCACGCGCTCGTACGTGCTCCGCGCGCCGGGGGCGGCGACGTGCGTCGTCGTGGACCCGGGGCCCGACGACGCCGCGCACCTCGACGCGCTGGCGGCGGCCGGGCCGGTCGAGCTCGTGCTCGTCACCCACCGCCACGCCGACCACACGGCCGGGGCCCCCGGGCTGCGCGAGCGCACCGGGGCGCCGGTGCGCGCCGCCGACGCGGCACACTGCCACGGCGGCGAGCCGCTGCGCGACGGCGAGGTGATCGAGGCCGCAGGGCTGCGCGTCGTCGTCCTCGCCACCCCGGGCCACACCGCCGACTCGGTCTGCCTCGTCCTGCCCGACGACGGCCCGGTCGCCCCGGCCGGCGACCTCGCCGGGGGCGGCGCACCCCCGGGCGGCGAGACCCCCGCCGACCAGTACCTCGGCGACGTGGCCCCCGGCGACGTGGCCCCCGGCGGCACGCGGTCGGGTGACGCCGCTGGGGGCGGCGCGGGATCGCCGTCGGGCCCGACGGTCCTCACCGGGGACACGGTGCTCGGGACCGGCACGACGGTGATCGCGCAGCCCGACGGCTCGCTCGGCGCGTACCTCGCGAGCCTCGACGCGATCGAGACCGTCGCCTCCGCGGGGCCCGGGCGGGCGACGGGGCTCCCCGGCCACGGGCCGGTCGTCGACGACCTCGCGGAGCGCGTGCGCGCGTACCGCGAGCACCGGCTCGAGCGCCTCGCCCAGGTGCGGGTGGCGCTCGCCGCGCTCGGCCTGACCGCGGGTGCGGACGACGCCGTGGAGCAGGTGGTCGCGCGCGTCTACGCCGACGTCGACCCGTCCGTCCTCGGTGCGGCGCGCCAGTCCGTCGCGGCGCAGCTCGCCTTCCTGGCGCGCGCCGACAAGGGCGCACGACGGTCCCCCCGAGAGGGGTCGGGCGCGCGCCGCCACGACGGCTGA
- a CDS encoding DUF7832 domain-containing protein: MTTKYDDASWHSEGEGYPPEAGPEAGATHIGMFLAWAVLGGHVSEELAEDAASELAALRDRTTTPGAFVVDVCDGRLVDEDLDDVAAAFASAYYTGDEEDEDDGGLYLEDYVDAVSPGDGEPEDVYRVPDTWETYDLVGPLVDARFSQWDDEGRPTVLRHRA; the protein is encoded by the coding sequence ATGACGACGAAGTACGACGACGCGTCCTGGCACTCCGAGGGCGAGGGGTACCCGCCGGAGGCCGGGCCCGAGGCGGGCGCGACGCACATCGGCATGTTCCTCGCGTGGGCGGTGCTCGGGGGGCACGTCTCCGAGGAGCTCGCCGAGGACGCCGCGAGCGAGCTCGCCGCGCTGCGCGACCGGACGACGACGCCGGGCGCGTTCGTGGTCGACGTGTGCGACGGCAGGCTCGTCGACGAGGATCTCGACGACGTCGCCGCGGCGTTCGCGAGCGCGTACTACACGGGCGACGAGGAGGACGAGGACGACGGCGGCCTCTACCTGGAGGACTACGTCGACGCGGTGAGCCCCGGCGACGGCGAACCCGAGGACGTGTACCGCGTGCCGGACACGTGGGAGACGTACGACCTCGTCGGCCCGCTGGTCGACGCCCGCTTCTCGCAGTGGGACGACGAGGGTCGCCCGACGGTCCTGCGCCACCGCGCCTGA
- a CDS encoding LLM class flavin-dependent oxidoreductase gives MSTQTPRLSVLDLVPVRSGQSSTQAVRASLDLVRLADRLGYERYWFAEHHNMPAVAASTPPVMIAAAASVTDRIRVGSGGVMLPNHAPLVVAEQFAALEAIAPGRVDLGLGRAPGSDPVVTQLLRITGPTADVDRFPQHVTDILALMSPEGATLRLTSGQVYDVHATPAADGAPTVWLLGSSDYSARLAAELGLPYVFANHFSGQGVDEILALYREGYRPSEAFPEPRTFLTLNAVVAETEDEARARALPQARMMSRLRTGQPLTALETVEEAQAAPLDGAAGQMVEDSLRRWAVGTPDEAAAEVRRLAERHGVDEVMIVPVAASRADEALDSTPGRTRTLELLADALAA, from the coding sequence GTGAGCACCCAGACCCCCCGCCTGTCCGTCCTCGACCTCGTGCCCGTCCGCTCGGGCCAGTCCAGCACCCAGGCGGTGCGGGCGTCGCTCGACCTGGTCCGCCTCGCGGACCGGCTCGGGTACGAGCGCTACTGGTTCGCCGAGCACCACAACATGCCCGCGGTCGCGGCGTCGACGCCGCCCGTGATGATCGCCGCGGCGGCGTCGGTCACCGACCGCATCCGGGTCGGCTCGGGCGGGGTCATGCTCCCCAACCACGCGCCGCTCGTCGTCGCGGAGCAGTTCGCGGCGCTCGAGGCGATCGCCCCCGGCCGGGTCGACCTCGGCCTCGGCCGCGCGCCGGGCTCCGACCCCGTGGTCACGCAGCTCCTGCGCATCACGGGCCCGACGGCCGACGTCGACCGGTTCCCCCAGCACGTGACGGACATCCTCGCGCTCATGAGCCCCGAGGGCGCGACCCTGCGCCTCACGAGCGGCCAGGTGTACGACGTGCACGCGACCCCGGCCGCCGACGGCGCACCGACCGTCTGGCTGCTCGGGTCGAGCGACTACTCCGCACGCCTCGCGGCCGAGCTCGGGCTCCCGTACGTGTTCGCGAACCACTTCTCCGGCCAGGGCGTCGACGAGATCCTCGCGCTGTACCGCGAGGGCTACCGCCCGAGCGAGGCGTTCCCCGAGCCGCGCACGTTCCTCACGCTCAACGCGGTCGTGGCGGAGACGGAGGACGAGGCCCGGGCCCGCGCGCTCCCGCAGGCGCGCATGATGTCGCGGCTGCGCACCGGTCAGCCGCTCACCGCGCTGGAGACCGTGGAGGAGGCCCAGGCCGCGCCCCTCGACGGTGCGGCCGGGCAGATGGTCGAGGACAGCCTGCGCCGCTGGGCCGTCGGGACGCCCGACGAGGCCGCGGCCGAGGTCCGTCGGCTCGCCGAGCGCCACGGGGTCGACGAGGTGATGATCGTGCCGGTCGCGGCGTCGCGCGCCGACGAGGCGCTGGACTCCACCCCGGGCCGCACCCGCACCCTCGAGCTCCTCGCGGACGCCCTCGCCGCCTGA